From the genome of Geothrix sp. 21YS21S-4, one region includes:
- a CDS encoding lmo0937 family membrane protein, with protein sequence MWTIAVILIVLWVLGLLSAYTLGGFIHVLLAFAILVILFQVIQGRKTI encoded by the coding sequence ATGTGGACCATCGCCGTCATTTTGATCGTCCTCTGGGTACTGGGACTGCTGAGCGCCTATACCCTCGGCGGCTTCATCCACGTCCTGCTGGCCTTCGCCATCCTCGTCATCCTTTTCCAGGTCATTCAGGGACGGAAAACCATCTAG
- the dps gene encoding DNA starvation/stationary phase protection protein Dps, with amino-acid sequence MNKHHELLDPPMVDGNHSEELVALLNQSLADTLDLAYQTKQAHWNVKGPNFYGLHLLFDQLYIQLATFVDDFAERAVTLGGQAFGTIRAAGAASRLDEYPLDARKGAVHVKALVDRYADYTTRVRAAIEKAEKLGDPDTADLYTAVSRAMDKALWMLTSHQEGD; translated from the coding sequence ATGAACAAGCACCACGAACTCCTGGACCCTCCCATGGTCGACGGAAACCACAGCGAAGAGCTGGTGGCGCTGCTGAACCAATCCCTGGCGGACACGCTGGATCTGGCCTACCAGACCAAGCAGGCCCACTGGAATGTGAAAGGGCCGAATTTCTACGGGCTCCACCTGCTGTTCGACCAGCTCTACATCCAGCTGGCCACCTTCGTGGACGACTTCGCCGAGCGGGCCGTCACGCTGGGAGGCCAGGCCTTCGGCACCATCCGCGCCGCCGGGGCCGCTTCCCGCCTCGATGAATATCCCCTGGACGCCCGGAAGGGCGCGGTCCATGTGAAGGCCCTGGTGGATCGCTACGCGGATTACACGACCCGCGTCCGCGCCGCCATCGAAAAGGCCGAGAAACTGGGCGATCCGGATACGGCGGACCTCTACACCGCCGTGAGCCGCGCCATGGACAAGGCGCTGTGGATGTTGACCTCCCATCAGGAGGGAGATTGA